The Vibrio kanaloae genome has a window encoding:
- a CDS encoding dienelactone hydrolase family protein, translating to MRKLTTLGLFSILLPFSAISGENVTYQVDGMNYEGYWSEASDQAPLVLLIHDWDGLTDYEKKRSEMLNELGYNVFAIDLFGKDIRPTEVKDKKQHTGELYKDRQRMRALLNAGAMEAKRLGGNLDNNVMMGYCFGGAAVLEAARAGIPSKAYVTFHGGLSTPEGQDYSQTKAPVFVFHGTADAMISMQDFGNLAAQLETTKVPHEMITYSGAPHAFTVFGSNNYQNEADQKSWDRFTHVLETTTR from the coding sequence ATGAGAAAACTCACTACACTCGGCCTGTTTTCAATTTTACTACCCTTTTCAGCAATTTCTGGAGAAAACGTCACTTACCAAGTTGACGGTATGAACTACGAAGGGTATTGGAGTGAAGCCAGCGACCAAGCGCCTTTGGTGCTACTCATACACGATTGGGATGGCTTAACCGATTACGAAAAGAAACGTTCTGAGATGCTCAACGAACTCGGTTACAACGTGTTCGCCATCGATCTATTTGGTAAAGACATTCGCCCGACGGAAGTGAAAGATAAAAAGCAACACACTGGCGAATTGTACAAAGACAGACAGAGAATGCGTGCGCTACTTAATGCAGGAGCCATGGAAGCTAAAAGACTTGGCGGCAACTTAGATAACAACGTGATGATGGGGTACTGCTTTGGCGGGGCCGCTGTGTTAGAAGCCGCTCGCGCGGGGATTCCTTCGAAGGCTTACGTTACTTTCCATGGCGGCTTATCAACACCAGAAGGCCAAGACTACTCGCAGACTAAGGCTCCGGTTTTCGTGTTCCACGGCACAGCTGATGCCATGATTTCAATGCAAGACTTTGGCAACCTTGCCGCTCAACTTGAAACAACCAAGGTTCCGCATGAAATGATCACCTACAGTGGCGCTCCGCATGCCTTTACCGTGTTCGGTTCCAATAATTACCAAAATGAAGCTGATCAAAAATCCTGGGATAGATTTACCCATGTGCTAGAAACCACTACCCGATAA
- a CDS encoding D-amino acid dehydrogenase translates to MEVIVIGSGVIGLTSAWYLAKEGHSVTVIDRQDSSGKETSFANAGQISYGYSSPWAAPGIPLKAMKWLTQEHAPLKVKPSLSPELVSWATKMLANCNEAKYAQNKSRMLRVANYSRDCLTDLRTSEDLAYEGRQKGTLQVFRSEKQLDAIQQDMKLLHESGIEHSLFGVEQCLSVEPGLADVKDRLVGGLYLPHDETGDCHQFCLALTEKAKQIGVQFVFDTEVVKLNHQNQTIESITTTQGEFKADAYVVASGSYSRELLKQVDLSIPVYPVKGYSLTLPIVNADKSPTSTVMDETYKVAMTRFDDRIRIAGTAELAGFNYLIPEKRKATIDMVIKDLFPQAGDFSKAEYWTGLRPMTPDGTPIIGKTPIKNLFTNTGHGTLGWTMACGSGKLLASVVSGSDSDIKSDDLSIHRYM, encoded by the coding sequence ATGGAAGTAATTGTAATTGGCAGCGGTGTTATAGGATTGACCAGCGCATGGTACTTGGCAAAAGAAGGTCACTCGGTCACGGTTATTGATCGTCAAGATAGCAGTGGTAAGGAAACCAGCTTTGCGAATGCCGGGCAAATTTCTTACGGTTATTCTTCACCATGGGCAGCGCCTGGTATTCCATTGAAAGCGATGAAATGGCTTACCCAAGAACATGCGCCTCTAAAAGTGAAGCCGTCACTTTCTCCAGAGTTAGTTTCTTGGGCGACGAAGATGCTCGCCAACTGTAACGAAGCTAAATATGCACAGAACAAATCGCGTATGTTACGAGTCGCAAATTATAGCCGAGATTGTTTGACTGATCTAAGGACCAGCGAAGATCTGGCTTATGAAGGCCGACAAAAGGGAACCTTACAAGTATTCAGAAGCGAGAAGCAACTGGACGCGATTCAGCAAGATATGAAGCTCCTACATGAAAGTGGTATTGAGCACTCGCTGTTTGGAGTCGAACAGTGCCTTTCAGTGGAACCGGGTTTGGCGGACGTTAAAGATAGGCTCGTTGGCGGTTTGTATTTACCTCATGATGAAACTGGGGATTGCCATCAGTTTTGTTTAGCCTTGACTGAGAAAGCCAAGCAAATCGGAGTTCAGTTTGTGTTTGATACCGAAGTGGTCAAGCTCAATCATCAGAATCAAACCATTGAGAGTATTACAACGACTCAAGGCGAGTTCAAAGCGGATGCTTACGTGGTTGCTTCAGGAAGCTATTCTCGAGAACTATTGAAGCAAGTCGATTTGTCGATTCCTGTTTATCCAGTGAAAGGCTATTCATTAACACTACCGATCGTGAATGCAGATAAGTCACCAACTTCGACTGTTATGGATGAAACCTATAAGGTGGCGATGACCCGCTTTGATGACCGTATTCGTATTGCTGGTACCGCAGAACTTGCTGGGTTTAATTACTTGATTCCAGAAAAACGCAAAGCCACGATTGATATGGTGATAAAAGATCTATTCCCACAAGCGGGGGACTTCTCTAAGGCTGAATACTGGACAGGTTTAAGGCCGATGACGCCAGACGGCACTCCTATCATCGGTAAAACTCCGATTAAGAACCTATTCACCAATACGGGGCACGGGACATTGGGCTGGACGATGGCATGTGGTTCAGGAAAGCTGTTAGCGAGTGTGGTCAGTGGCTCTGATAGTGACATTAAATCAGATGACTTGAGTATCCATCGCTACATGTAG
- a CDS encoding LysR family transcriptional regulator, whose amino-acid sequence MHHFNIRALEYLNALSKYGSLRNASKMMNVDPAAMSRMLTQLEAQAEMKVWERNNRHSLLTEAGNELLNYYRSVVRGEAAVLARLTKLKNLQGGNVSIAIGEGFITNLVAKPMQTFMTRYPDINLSIEIAGALDAVKMLEDQQIDFAITYASAPHPKLHSHVERSHPLELIVPKGHFLTSKEAPITLQDIKDVSVALIDNSTGMGRLVKHAEQVSHLTLQPKLQTNSVTALTNFVSAGLGVTFMPKLTVLDEIKSGQIEVVATELEMLSKATVKVQSLKGRALTLQAETLLGFLLENATFLSHDAYNI is encoded by the coding sequence ATGCATCACTTTAATATCCGTGCGCTTGAATATTTAAATGCGTTATCCAAATATGGATCACTACGTAACGCATCCAAAATGATGAACGTCGACCCAGCGGCGATGAGTAGGATGCTAACGCAACTAGAAGCTCAGGCTGAAATGAAAGTTTGGGAGCGAAATAACCGCCACTCACTGTTAACTGAGGCGGGTAATGAACTATTGAATTATTATCGTTCTGTCGTTCGCGGAGAAGCGGCAGTGTTAGCTCGGCTGACTAAGCTTAAAAACCTCCAAGGGGGTAACGTCAGTATTGCTATTGGTGAAGGCTTTATTACCAACTTGGTGGCTAAACCCATGCAAACCTTCATGACTCGTTATCCCGATATCAACCTTTCTATTGAGATTGCGGGAGCTCTTGATGCCGTCAAAATGCTTGAAGATCAACAGATAGATTTTGCAATCACTTATGCTTCTGCTCCACACCCTAAGTTGCATTCGCATGTCGAGCGTAGCCACCCACTGGAACTCATCGTACCTAAAGGGCATTTCCTTACCAGTAAAGAAGCTCCTATAACACTGCAGGATATTAAAGATGTTTCTGTCGCGCTAATCGATAACTCGACAGGAATGGGAAGGCTGGTAAAACACGCTGAGCAGGTATCTCATCTTACTTTACAACCAAAGCTTCAAACTAACTCGGTAACGGCACTCACTAACTTTGTGTCAGCAGGGTTAGGCGTCACGTTTATGCCAAAGCTTACCGTGCTTGATGAAATCAAATCAGGTCAAATTGAAGTGGTCGCGACTGAGCTAGAAATGCTTTCGAAAGCAACCGTTAAGGTTCAATCTTTAAAAGGCCGAGCACTTACGCTTCAAGCCGAAACATTGTTAGGTTTTTTGCTCGAAAATGCAACGTTCTTGAGTCATGATGCCTACAATATTTAG
- a CDS encoding L-alanine exporter AlaE, translating to MKSRGPFCIRNAAADTFAMVVFCFISGMIVEVFISGMTFEQSLASRTLSIPVNIAIAWPYGVFRDWFLRNGAKLSESSLMKNLADLMAYVLFQSPVYAGILLAVGASTDQIVTAVTSNAVISCGMGVLYGYFLDMCRKWFRVPGYYQQA from the coding sequence ATGAAGTCTCGTGGTCCATTTTGTATTCGTAATGCAGCTGCGGATACATTTGCTATGGTAGTTTTCTGTTTTATCTCTGGCATGATCGTAGAAGTGTTTATTTCCGGCATGACGTTTGAGCAGTCTCTTGCTTCAAGAACGTTATCTATTCCGGTAAACATTGCTATTGCTTGGCCTTATGGTGTATTTCGTGATTGGTTCTTACGTAATGGTGCAAAACTTTCAGAAAGTTCATTGATGAAGAACTTGGCCGATCTTATGGCTTACGTGTTATTCCAATCGCCAGTGTATGCTGGGATTTTACTAGCAGTAGGCGCTTCAACTGACCAGATTGTCACCGCGGTTACTAGCAACGCGGTTATTTCATGTGGTATGGGCGTACTTTATGGTTATTTCTTAGATATGTGCCGTAAATGGTTTAGAGTTCCAGGCTATTACCAACAAGCGTAA
- a CDS encoding ATP-binding protein, which translates to MQIRSSLKKNSMVALGLYLGMFIAIVGSVTYHVVETPVRAELEQNLDLRAELLSALITEPLSSSKGVVDSLVGFAQKQRKGSEVASVLKSILAASDDTIVSAGIWPEPYALDPNKRLNSYFFNKADDGKIDQLFSYNNPKNAPYHQEYWYTSVVDEPQGSTVWSDVYVDPYTHVRMITASSPYYYDGTFAGIATVDLSLEELLGFIKTHAEEYNLGITIRDNLNQVLVSHNFNLVEGVYISNNQFGDFDWQVAVVNSKLLVADEVFRLVMHIEGGIVPLLLVCVMAGYYLLNRYLISPITNIAVKIDASKAGEIIDVEYSSDDEIGHLIKTFNEKTIYLEAEKVKAQASTNAKTAFLATLSHEIRTPMNGVLGTAQILLRTPLNREQEKHLKSLYESGDHMMTLLNEILDFSKIEQGRLDLDETRFPLDSIIGSINSVYYTLSSEKGLQFKVYSEVPSGRWYFSDKARLRQILFNLLNNAVKFTSRGFVEVYLKEIIEGNDVFLSIRVRDTGIGISKEAQKRIFKPFEQAESTTTRRFGGTGLGLAIVKEIAQFMGGSITVTSEEGIGTSFDVRLKIKPCQPGEIESLPHKKLDYSGLKVLIVEDNRTNTVIIETFMTSKGFTCKNVENGELALQAVVTEHFDLVLMDNHMPVMDGVESTTAIRALIGDVSSVLIFGCTADVFKETRERMIGAGVDYIIAKPIDERELDDALFRYSNKLYQFHEAEVCAPEIQEVKDHDWKSKNESLPKPELRSKGNIEELLVTLYVALEDNNLEQIQFALENLRVHAKPMNNTELISQIDKALEYVFSGTRPAQDVIDIITVNLPMA; encoded by the coding sequence ATGCAGATACGGTCGTCTCTTAAGAAAAACAGTATGGTAGCGCTCGGGTTATACTTGGGCATGTTCATTGCCATTGTCGGTAGCGTGACGTACCACGTCGTAGAGACTCCTGTACGTGCCGAATTAGAACAAAACCTAGACCTACGTGCTGAGTTGTTATCCGCATTGATTACAGAGCCACTCAGTAGCTCTAAAGGTGTTGTCGATAGCCTAGTCGGTTTCGCTCAGAAACAACGAAAAGGTTCAGAGGTTGCTTCGGTATTAAAGTCAATTTTGGCGGCGAGCGACGATACGATCGTTAGCGCGGGCATTTGGCCAGAACCTTACGCACTTGATCCGAATAAACGCCTGAACAGCTACTTTTTCAACAAAGCCGATGATGGCAAGATTGATCAACTGTTTTCTTATAACAATCCTAAGAACGCGCCTTACCATCAAGAATATTGGTACACTTCTGTTGTTGATGAGCCGCAAGGAAGCACCGTATGGAGCGATGTGTATGTCGACCCGTACACACACGTTCGAATGATTACGGCGTCTTCCCCTTATTATTACGATGGCACCTTTGCCGGTATTGCGACAGTGGATCTCTCTCTGGAAGAGTTATTGGGTTTCATTAAAACCCACGCGGAGGAATATAACCTTGGTATCACTATAAGAGATAATCTCAACCAAGTTCTGGTTTCTCATAACTTCAATCTTGTCGAGGGAGTCTACATTAGTAATAACCAATTTGGTGACTTTGATTGGCAAGTCGCAGTGGTTAACTCAAAACTATTGGTGGCAGACGAGGTGTTTCGTCTGGTGATGCATATTGAGGGCGGTATTGTTCCGCTATTGCTCGTGTGTGTCATGGCGGGTTATTACTTGTTGAACCGCTACTTGATTAGTCCAATTACCAATATAGCAGTTAAGATCGACGCTTCAAAAGCGGGTGAGATCATCGATGTTGAGTATTCAAGTGATGATGAAATTGGCCACTTGATTAAAACCTTTAACGAAAAGACCATTTACCTCGAAGCGGAAAAGGTTAAGGCTCAGGCCTCAACCAATGCGAAAACAGCGTTCCTTGCGACCTTATCCCATGAAATCCGAACTCCAATGAATGGCGTTTTAGGAACCGCCCAAATTCTGCTAAGAACCCCTTTAAACAGAGAGCAAGAGAAGCATCTTAAAAGTTTGTATGAGTCTGGGGATCATATGATGACTTTGCTTAATGAGATATTGGATTTTTCAAAGATCGAGCAGGGCAGGTTAGATCTAGATGAAACCCGTTTCCCACTCGATTCGATCATCGGAAGTATTAACAGTGTCTACTACACATTGTCTTCCGAAAAAGGACTTCAATTCAAAGTGTACTCTGAGGTGCCTTCTGGCCGTTGGTACTTCTCGGACAAAGCTCGACTGCGCCAAATCTTGTTTAATCTACTGAACAACGCCGTGAAGTTCACTTCAAGAGGCTTTGTTGAGGTGTACCTGAAAGAAATTATCGAAGGAAATGATGTTTTCCTTAGTATTCGAGTTCGTGACACCGGAATAGGCATATCTAAAGAAGCGCAAAAACGCATCTTCAAACCTTTCGAGCAAGCAGAATCTACGACTACAAGACGTTTTGGTGGTACAGGCCTAGGCTTAGCGATTGTGAAGGAAATTGCCCAATTTATGGGCGGCAGTATCACGGTTACCAGTGAAGAGGGGATTGGCACTAGCTTTGATGTTCGCTTAAAGATTAAGCCTTGCCAACCTGGTGAGATAGAAAGCCTACCTCATAAAAAATTGGATTACTCTGGCTTGAAAGTGTTGATTGTTGAGGATAACAGGACCAACACCGTCATCATTGAAACCTTTATGACCAGTAAAGGATTTACCTGTAAGAACGTTGAAAACGGCGAACTTGCGCTACAAGCTGTCGTTACAGAGCACTTTGATTTAGTGTTGATGGATAACCACATGCCAGTGATGGATGGAGTGGAATCAACAACGGCTATTCGCGCTCTAATTGGTGATGTTTCATCTGTCTTAATATTTGGTTGTACCGCAGATGTCTTCAAAGAGACTCGAGAACGTATGATCGGTGCTGGTGTGGATTACATTATAGCTAAACCAATTGACGAACGGGAGCTCGACGATGCGTTATTTCGTTATTCGAATAAGCTTTATCAATTCCATGAAGCAGAAGTTTGTGCTCCGGAAATTCAAGAAGTAAAAGATCACGATTGGAAAAGTAAAAATGAGTCACTGCCTAAGCCTGAGTTACGAAGCAAAGGCAACATCGAAGAGTTGCTAGTGACACTGTACGTGGCGTTAGAAGACAACAATTTAGAGCAGATTCAATTTGCGCTAGAGAATCTGCGTGTTCACGCTAAACCTATGAACAATACAGAACTTATATCTCAAATTGATAAGGCTCTAGAGTACGTCTTCTCGGGAACGCGTCCCGCGCAAGATGTTATTGATATCATTACTGTAAATCTACCTATGGCTTAG
- a CDS encoding UPF0149 family protein, whose amino-acid sequence MTLQDILALPELEGKLITEHKTIGFVTAMAAAPNVLPPHEWLPFLWGGEEVAPFTDGEQLESYIEIIIALWNETRPELIEGTWVWPETCQLDDEEVVNTAARDFCEGLLQGWQIARDDWETLMPEDSEDNALVGGVLLSLSMLYDPETSIATLAEQGIEGLEQFEEIFNSVPVMLCGLTQRGIALAEAQ is encoded by the coding sequence TTGACTTTACAAGATATTCTTGCGCTTCCAGAGTTGGAAGGAAAGCTAATCACAGAACACAAAACCATAGGATTTGTCACTGCAATGGCAGCGGCACCTAACGTATTACCTCCTCATGAATGGCTTCCGTTCCTTTGGGGTGGTGAAGAAGTCGCTCCTTTTACTGATGGTGAGCAACTTGAAAGCTACATTGAAATTATCATCGCGCTTTGGAACGAAACCCGCCCAGAACTGATTGAAGGCACTTGGGTTTGGCCTGAAACTTGTCAATTGGATGATGAAGAAGTCGTCAACACAGCTGCTCGCGATTTTTGTGAAGGCTTACTTCAAGGTTGGCAGATTGCCCGTGATGATTGGGAAACATTGATGCCAGAAGACAGCGAAGACAATGCGCTGGTTGGCGGTGTGCTGCTTTCACTAAGCATGCTTTACGATCCAGAAACCTCAATCGCGACACTTGCAGAGCAAGGCATTGAAGGTTTAGAGCAGTTCGAAGAGATCTTTAATTCGGTTCCTGTGATGCTGTGCGGTCTAACGCAACGTGGCATTGCATTAGCTGAAGCTCAATAA
- a CDS encoding potassium channel protein → MIIWLQLKRWVKANIFVLNGKNLLFTFLGYVFLSWSTLYLAGESDLTSSFTTFAYYLVVTASTVGYGDLSPTTDAGRWIVILFVIPGGLSLFAALLGKVATEGVEYWRAGLLGKRRVRVDNHILMLGWNEQRTIHLIRMLQHEETGKRPIVLCTRSDIENPLPGEINFVKVNSYTDGKEMEKTGIESASCILIDNPEDDITLSAALYCANRNPKAHLLVYFKDEALSDLLHQHCPNSECIPAVGAEMLAKAAVDPGSSALHQELLSTTRGMTQYSTYYPEGAEPVTVAPIFSVFKEKYQATLIAIDTGSGIELNPELDQVVNSGTKLFYIADERIDHFDWKGF, encoded by the coding sequence ATGATAATCTGGTTACAACTCAAACGCTGGGTCAAAGCAAATATCTTTGTTTTGAACGGAAAAAACTTGCTGTTTACCTTTCTTGGTTACGTATTTTTGTCGTGGTCGACGTTGTATCTAGCGGGTGAATCGGACCTAACCAGTTCGTTTACCACATTCGCTTACTATCTAGTCGTGACTGCGTCGACGGTGGGTTACGGTGATTTATCACCAACGACAGATGCAGGACGATGGATCGTTATACTGTTCGTGATTCCGGGAGGGCTTAGTCTTTTCGCGGCATTACTCGGTAAGGTCGCGACAGAAGGTGTTGAATATTGGCGAGCGGGTTTGTTAGGAAAAAGGAGAGTTAGAGTGGACAACCACATTTTGATGCTTGGATGGAATGAGCAAAGAACCATTCACCTCATTCGTATGTTACAGCACGAAGAAACGGGTAAACGACCAATCGTGTTATGTACGCGTTCAGATATCGAGAACCCGTTACCCGGTGAAATAAATTTCGTTAAAGTAAACAGCTACACCGATGGCAAAGAGATGGAGAAAACGGGCATTGAGTCGGCCAGTTGTATTCTCATTGATAATCCTGAAGACGATATAACTTTATCTGCGGCGCTTTACTGCGCGAACCGAAATCCTAAGGCGCACCTTCTGGTGTACTTTAAAGATGAAGCATTGAGTGATTTGTTGCATCAGCATTGCCCTAACTCAGAATGTATTCCGGCGGTGGGGGCAGAAATGCTGGCCAAGGCTGCGGTAGATCCGGGGTCGAGTGCGCTTCACCAAGAGCTATTGAGTACGACAAGGGGGATGACACAATATTCAACTTATTACCCTGAGGGGGCTGAGCCTGTAACGGTTGCGCCAATTTTTTCGGTGTTCAAAGAGAAGTATCAAGCCACGTTGATTGCGATTGATACGGGCAGTGGTATTGAGCTTAACCCTGAGCTAGACCAAGTGGTCAACAGCGGGACTAAGTTGTTCTATATTGCAGATGAACGAATTGATCACTTCGATTGGAAAGGCTTTTAA
- the nadA gene encoding quinolinate synthase NadA, protein MSHILDKIDTVYPFPPKPVPLSDAQKQAHIVNIKKLLQEKDAVLIAHYYTDPEIQALAEETGGFVGDSLEMAKFGNRHSASTLIIAGVRFMGESAKILTPEKRILMPTLEAECSLDLGCPADKFTEFCDAHPDHTVVVYANTSAAVKARADWVVTSSIALEIVESLDAEGKPIIWGPDRHLGSYIANQTGADMLLWQGECIVHDEFSADALKKMKSVYPEAAILVHPESPASVVELADAVGSTSQLIKKAKELPHPQMIVATDKGIFFKMQQLVPEKELIEAPTAGAGATCRSCAHCPWMAMNGLEAIENALENGGEQHEIFVSDELRVKSLIPLNRMLDFAEQLNVQVKGNA, encoded by the coding sequence ATGAGTCATATACTAGATAAAATCGATACAGTTTACCCGTTTCCGCCTAAGCCAGTTCCATTGAGCGACGCTCAGAAACAGGCCCACATCGTAAACATCAAAAAACTACTTCAAGAAAAAGATGCAGTTCTAATTGCACACTACTACACCGATCCTGAAATTCAGGCTCTGGCAGAAGAAACTGGTGGTTTCGTTGGCGATTCATTAGAAATGGCTAAGTTCGGTAACCGTCACTCAGCAAGCACTCTGATCATCGCTGGTGTTCGTTTCATGGGTGAGTCTGCAAAGATTCTTACTCCTGAAAAACGCATTCTAATGCCAACACTTGAAGCTGAATGTTCACTTGATCTTGGCTGTCCGGCTGACAAATTTACAGAATTTTGTGATGCTCACCCTGACCACACCGTGGTTGTATACGCGAACACCTCTGCAGCTGTTAAAGCTCGTGCAGACTGGGTAGTTACGTCGAGCATCGCTTTAGAAATCGTTGAAAGCCTAGACGCTGAAGGCAAACCAATCATTTGGGGGCCAGACCGTCACCTAGGTTCTTACATTGCAAATCAAACTGGCGCTGACATGTTGCTTTGGCAAGGCGAGTGCATCGTTCATGATGAGTTCTCAGCTGATGCTTTGAAGAAAATGAAGTCTGTATACCCAGAAGCGGCTATTTTGGTTCACCCAGAATCGCCAGCAAGCGTCGTCGAATTGGCTGATGCGGTAGGTTCAACAAGCCAACTGATTAAGAAAGCAAAAGAGCTTCCTCATCCACAGATGATTGTTGCGACAGACAAAGGTATCTTCTTCAAGATGCAACAATTGGTTCCTGAAAAAGAGCTAATTGAAGCGCCTACAGCCGGGGCTGGTGCAACGTGTCGTAGCTGCGCACACTGCCCTTGGATGGCAATGAATGGCCTTGAAGCGATTGAAAACGCGCTTGAAAATGGCGGCGAGCAACACGAAATTTTCGTTTCTGACGAATTACGCGTTAAGTCTCTTATTCCATTGAACCGCATGTTAGATTTTGCTGAACAGCTTAATGTGCAAGTGAAAGGCAACGCTTAA
- the ybgF gene encoding tol-pal system protein YbgF — MFSNTKRVILLSLLASAANTVFAAPAPVSDLNSTATNSSSSSRSGAVSNESDIERLERLLQNRNLVQLQMQQQIDDMSLEISELRGALERNSYDMKQMLERQRELFIELDRVRGEVKAAGTATVAVAASEGSKDASGTFSTDVDEQTAYQNAVDMILKQRDYTGAIAAFQKFQKDFPDSTFTPNSHYWLGQLYFAKKQDKEAVKSFAAVVSYKDSNKRADALVKLGDIAARNNNATQAKKYYQQVVTEYPNSASANVAKTHL, encoded by the coding sequence ATGTTCAGTAACACAAAGCGAGTCATTTTGCTTTCGTTACTGGCAAGTGCAGCGAACACCGTGTTCGCTGCACCAGCTCCAGTATCCGATCTCAATAGCACCGCAACCAATTCATCATCTTCCTCTCGATCAGGGGCTGTATCTAACGAATCAGATATTGAGCGTTTAGAGCGCCTGCTTCAAAATCGCAACCTAGTTCAGCTTCAAATGCAGCAGCAAATCGATGATATGTCACTGGAGATCAGTGAACTTCGAGGTGCGCTGGAGCGAAACAGCTACGATATGAAGCAAATGCTAGAGCGTCAGCGTGAACTGTTCATCGAGCTGGATCGTGTAAGAGGCGAGGTGAAAGCTGCAGGTACTGCAACGGTAGCAGTGGCGGCGAGCGAAGGCTCTAAAGACGCTTCTGGTACGTTCAGTACTGATGTAGATGAGCAAACTGCTTATCAAAATGCTGTAGATATGATTCTAAAGCAACGAGACTACACGGGTGCTATCGCAGCATTCCAAAAGTTTCAAAAAGACTTCCCAGATTCTACCTTCACACCTAACTCACATTACTGGTTAGGTCAGCTTTATTTCGCTAAGAAGCAAGATAAAGAAGCGGTGAAGAGTTTCGCTGCTGTTGTGTCTTATAAAGACTCAAACAAGCGAGCAGATGCACTGGTTAAGCTTGGTGATATAGCTGCGCGCAACAACAACGCGACGCAAGCTAAGAAATATTACCAACAAGTCGTCACAGAATACCCAAACAGCGCTTCGGCAAACGTGGCTAAAACCCACTTATAA
- the pal gene encoding peptidoglycan-associated lipoprotein Pal, translating into MQLNKVLKGLMIALPVMAVTACSSTDEATSATSGTESNQTTSGSESNVDTTVVTPIDANGQLSEQELKEQALRETQTIYFAFDNSTIASDYEAILAAHAAYLSKNVDMNVTIEGHADERGTPEYNIALGERRAQAVAKYLQALGVQADQISIVSYGEEKPLLLGQSEDVYAKNRRAVLVY; encoded by the coding sequence ATGCAACTTAATAAAGTTCTTAAAGGCTTGATGATTGCACTACCAGTAATGGCAGTGACGGCATGTAGTTCAACGGATGAAGCGACATCTGCAACATCTGGTACTGAAAGCAACCAAACAACTTCAGGTTCAGAAAGCAACGTAGATACAACGGTTGTAACGCCAATTGACGCTAACGGTCAACTGTCTGAGCAAGAGCTTAAAGAGCAAGCGCTACGTGAAACTCAAACAATCTACTTCGCATTCGATAACTCAACTATCGCTAGCGACTACGAAGCAATACTAGCAGCTCACGCAGCTTACCTGAGTAAGAACGTTGACATGAACGTTACTATCGAAGGTCACGCTGATGAGCGTGGTACTCCTGAGTACAACATCGCACTTGGCGAGCGTCGTGCACAAGCTGTAGCTAAATACCTACAAGCGCTAGGTGTTCAAGCAGACCAAATTTCTATCGTAAGCTACGGTGAAGAGAAGCCACTTCTTCTAGGTCAATCTGAAGATGTGTACGCTAAAAACCGTCGCGCAGTACTAGTTTACTAA